One window of Methanobacterium alkalithermotolerans genomic DNA carries:
- a CDS encoding flavodoxin family protein, with protein MQIGIVIYSQTENTYLTALKLKEKLIEKGHEVQLERLTIRGETAPRAKNVDLENIPDITPYDGLIFGSPVHAFTLAPAMASYLDQIPLVENKKIALFVTKSLPFNWTGGNQAIGKMKKICQSKEGKIVGTDILVWRGDVDKKIENMIRQFSVLF; from the coding sequence ATGCAAATTGGGATAGTAATTTACTCTCAAACGGAAAATACGTATTTAACTGCTTTAAAACTTAAAGAAAAACTGATAGAAAAGGGGCATGAAGTACAATTGGAACGGTTAACAATCCGGGGGGAAACAGCCCCCCGTGCTAAAAATGTAGATCTGGAAAATATACCTGATATTACTCCATACGATGGATTGATATTCGGTTCTCCGGTGCATGCATTTACTCTAGCACCGGCCATGGCTTCCTATCTGGATCAGATTCCACTTGTGGAAAATAAAAAAATAGCTCTTTTTGTTACTAAATCACTTCCCTTTAATTGGACCGGGGGCAATCAGGCCATTGGTAAAATGAAAAAGATCTGCCAGTCTAAAGAAGGCAAAATCGTGGGAACTGATATATTGGTCTGGCGAGGGGATGTGGATAAAAAAATAGAAAACATGATTCGTCAGTTTAGTGTATTGTTCTAG
- a CDS encoding DUF3788 family protein, which produces MFDDSFKNKNMVPNTSSILKYCGPWAEKLLECVKKYSNDLEWKFYSKKMGWTLKHLLSGQTLCFIQPHDGDIEFVINLNKKDEENIKESAQIKAQVKREIENLRQYQEGKSYRFMVGSSADLELAQQLMKIKSRHLVKKN; this is translated from the coding sequence ATGTTCGATGATAGTTTTAAAAATAAAAATATGGTTCCAAACACTTCCAGTATTCTCAAATATTGTGGTCCATGGGCAGAAAAACTATTAGAATGTGTAAAGAAGTATAGTAATGATTTGGAATGGAAATTCTATTCTAAAAAAATGGGATGGACTTTGAAGCATCTATTATCAGGTCAAACACTTTGTTTTATTCAACCGCATGATGGAGATATTGAATTTGTGATTAACCTCAATAAAAAGGATGAAGAGAATATAAAGGAATCTGCGCAAATTAAAGCGCAGGTGAAGAGGGAAATAGAAAATTTAAGGCAGTACCAAGAAGGTAAGTCTTATAGATTCATGGTGGGTAGTAGTGCAGATCTGGAATTGGCTCAGCAGTTAATGAAAATCAAGTCCAGACACCTAGTTAAAAAGAATTAA
- a CDS encoding GNAT family N-acetyltransferase encodes MNETMKMQKLDFNKHDTFKVAELIYETDANLFNFFFKNKENTAHKIEKLVRSGNNTLGHERIKVVTPAASDEVQGIMVYSCGPESEKMDEMKILRQNFNWWDVIKFSLMEWWDNHFLADLNKSDFYLACVAVDELARGKGIGSFILEESCIIAKNNGFERVVLDVDLDNKGAYRLYQKMGFKVFNKNRIPWFGGEKGVLNMEYML; translated from the coding sequence ATGAATGAAACAATGAAGATGCAAAAACTTGATTTTAATAAGCATGACACCTTTAAAGTGGCTGAATTAATTTACGAAACAGATGCTAATTTATTCAACTTTTTTTTTAAAAATAAAGAAAACACGGCTCATAAAATTGAAAAACTAGTTCGCTCTGGTAACAATACTCTGGGCCATGAAAGAATAAAAGTGGTTACTCCTGCAGCTTCAGATGAGGTGCAGGGGATAATGGTATATTCTTGTGGCCCGGAATCAGAAAAAATGGATGAAATGAAAATTCTACGCCAAAACTTCAATTGGTGGGATGTTATTAAATTTTCACTGATGGAATGGTGGGATAATCATTTTCTGGCTGATTTAAATAAATCAGATTTCTATCTGGCCTGTGTGGCGGTGGATGAATTGGCCCGGGGTAAGGGAATAGGTTCATTTATTCTGGAGGAGTCATGTATAATTGCCAAAAATAATGGTTTTGAAAGGGTTGTTCTGGATGTTGATCTGGACAATAAGGGGGCTTATAGGTTATACCAAAAAATGGGCTTCAAGGTATTTAATAAAAATAGAATACCCTGGTTTGGTGGAGAAAAAGGAGTATTAAACATGGAATATATGCTATGA
- a CDS encoding 4Fe-4S double cluster binding domain-containing protein has translation MALYEKIKEIAENDGVEFVGVADLTPAREFIQNYAQDMLDSYPKAITLGIRLLDDVINPLTLKEEKAVAVNYLHAYEITNQRLDIISYKISNFLQKEGFRVLPIPASKRCDDERIAALFSHKLAAHLAGIGWIGKSCLLISPEAGPRVRWITVLTDAPLEATGTPLEDSCGDCNKCVDICPVNAFSGRPFKANEPRESRYDAHKCEKYFEDLEKSGEMPVCGLCIHVCPHGQK, from the coding sequence ATGGCGCTTTATGAGAAAATAAAAGAAATAGCAGAAAATGATGGTGTAGAGTTTGTGGGTGTAGCTGATTTGACCCCTGCCCGGGAATTTATTCAGAATTATGCTCAAGATATGCTGGATTCTTATCCCAAAGCCATAACTCTGGGTATAAGGCTACTGGATGATGTAATTAACCCTTTAACTTTAAAAGAAGAAAAAGCAGTGGCAGTTAATTATTTGCATGCCTATGAAATAACCAATCAGCGACTGGATATCATTTCCTATAAGATAAGTAATTTTCTGCAAAAAGAGGGTTTTAGGGTTTTGCCTATTCCTGCTTCTAAACGTTGCGATGATGAGCGTATAGCTGCTCTTTTTTCCCATAAATTAGCCGCCCACCTGGCAGGTATTGGATGGATTGGTAAGAGTTGTTTATTAATAAGCCCTGAAGCAGGGCCCCGGGTTAGATGGATAACTGTATTAACTGATGCTCCTCTGGAAGCTACCGGAACTCCACTGGAAGATTCCTGCGGAGATTGTAATAAATGTGTAGATATTTGTCCGGTTAATGCCTTTAGTGGAAGACCATTTAAAGCAAATGAACCTCGTGAATCCCGCTATGATGCCCATAAATGTGAAAAATATTTTGAAGACCTGGAAAAATCAGGAGAAATGCCAGTTTGTGGACTTTGTATTCACGTTTGCCCCCATGGCCAAAAATGA
- a CDS encoding winged helix-turn-helix transcriptional regulator, producing the protein MVLCEDIDEEKSEEYICAVESAINEIGGKWKPLTLYTLKEGKLRFSEINRKVPGITPRMLTKTLRELENDSIIHRKVFPQVPPRVEYSLTPKGESVIPILDSLCEWGKEYCE; encoded by the coding sequence ATGGTACTTTGTGAGGATATAGATGAAGAAAAAAGCGAAGAATACATCTGTGCAGTGGAGTCTGCCATTAATGAAATTGGTGGAAAATGGAAACCGCTGACACTTTACACTTTAAAAGAAGGTAAGCTTCGTTTTAGTGAGATTAATAGAAAAGTACCTGGAATTACCCCGCGCATGCTTACCAAAACTCTTAGAGAGCTGGAAAATGATTCTATAATCCATAGGAAAGTATTCCCTCAGGTACCGCCCCGGGTAGAATACAGTCTCACCCCTAAAGGAGAATCCGTTATTCCGATTTTAGATTCATTGTGTGAATGGGGAAAAGAGTACTGTGAATAG
- the larB gene encoding nickel pincer cofactor biosynthesis protein LarB — protein sequence MRQILEKLVNGELSLKNAEKLIKLNQIKEVEDFAKIDLSRESRTGFPEAIFAPGKQDKELVEIILNCMDNHHLMVTRLEEERFEKIKKEIEPLNSRGFIIEYHPRGRILVIKSKEETKSPAGKIGIITAGTSDISVAEEARIVAHEAGCEVLVAYDVGVAGIHRLFPHLRKMVEENVQILIVVAGMEGALPSVVAGMVDIPVVGVPTSIGYGVSQEGFTALYSMLQSCAPGIAVVNIDNGFGAAVFALAVANQSLQK from the coding sequence ATGAGACAAATTTTGGAGAAATTAGTAAATGGTGAACTTTCTCTGAAGAATGCAGAAAAACTCATCAAATTAAATCAAATAAAAGAAGTAGAAGACTTTGCCAAAATTGACCTTTCACGGGAATCACGCACTGGATTTCCTGAAGCCATATTTGCCCCTGGAAAGCAGGATAAGGAACTAGTAGAGATTATTTTAAATTGTATGGATAATCATCACCTGATGGTAACTCGACTGGAAGAAGAACGTTTTGAAAAAATTAAAAAAGAAATAGAACCTCTCAATAGCCGTGGATTCATTATTGAATATCATCCTCGTGGAAGAATTCTGGTTATAAAAAGCAAAGAAGAAACAAAATCACCGGCAGGTAAAATAGGAATAATTACTGCAGGAACTTCAGATATAAGTGTGGCAGAAGAAGCCCGGATAGTTGCCCATGAAGCAGGGTGTGAGGTATTGGTGGCTTATGATGTGGGAGTAGCGGGCATTCACCGTCTCTTTCCCCATTTAAGAAAAATGGTAGAGGAAAATGTACAGATTCTAATAGTGGTGGCGGGAATGGAGGGTGCACTTCCTTCGGTGGTGGCGGGAATGGTTGATATTCCTGTGGTGGGAGTTCCAACCTCTATAGGTTATGGAGTATCCCAGGAAGGTTTTACTGCACTTTATTCTATGCTTCAGTCATGTGCTCCCGGCATAGCCGTGGTAAATATTGATAATGGCTTTGGAGCAGCAGTTTTTGCACTAGCAGTCGCCAATCAATCCCTGCAAAAATAA